One genomic window of Muntiacus reevesi chromosome 4, mMunRee1.1, whole genome shotgun sequence includes the following:
- the LSMEM2 gene encoding leucine-rich single-pass membrane protein 2 isoform X1: MMPGPCRRERQGPQGACTAGAVLWPGSPGGQPSLVHVGHSAPSHGWEMPPLNITHSAELTSIFSRGWEVARPSPASQRSHRCFYLVLLLGTLISPPPPAMSEETQEVGFRGLGVRRPLLPLLPPDTLWKGEGGLTCWLNQPHAAPADTAALMRSRAPLAPNHVEEVRLHQVESISDLHNGGPLCPYLAEEGQPWGELLGVLPPSLCAQAGCSPVHSRGAFLLLLALLVLTCLALAVLAVYLSVLQSESLRVLAHTLRTQEEVLLKLRLASLSQLRRLNSSEVRAPG, from the exons ATGATGCCAGGGCCCTGCAGACGTGAACGGCAAGGCCCTCAGGGGGCGTGCACCGCTGGAGCTGTGCTCTGGCCTGGGTCACCAGGCGGACAGCCTAGCCTGGTCCATGTAGGTCACTCTGCTCCTTCCCATGGCTGGGAGATGCCCCCTCTAAATATAACCCATAGTGCTGAGCTCACGTCTATTTTCAGCCGAGGTTGGGAGGTGGCCAGGCCTTCGCCGGCCTCTCAGCGGAGCCACCGCTGCTTCTATCTGGTCCTGCTACTGGGCACCCTCATCAGCCCCCCGCCGCCCGCCATGTCAGAGGAGACCCAGGAAG TTGGTTTTAGGGGATTAGGAGTCCGAAGGCCCCTTCTACCCCTGCTGCCGCCGGACACCCTCTGGAAGGGCGAGGGGGGCCTGACCTGCTGGCTCAACCAGCCCCACGCTGCCCCCGCAGACACCGCGGCCCTGATGAGGAGCAGGGCGCCGCTGGCTCCCAACCACGTGGAGGAGGTGCGCCTCCACCAGGTGGAGTCCATCAGCGATCTTCACAACGGCG GTCCGCTGTGCCCCTACCTGGCCGAGGAGGGGCAGCCGTGGGGCGAGCTGCTGGGCGTGCTGCCGCCCTCACTGTGCGCCCAGGCCGGCTGCAGCCCGGTGCACAGCCGCGGGGCCTTCCTGCTGCTGCTCGCGCTGCTGGTCCTCACCTGCCTGGCGCTGGCCGTGCTGGCCGTCTACCTGAGTG TGCTGCAGAGCGAGTCCCTCCGCGTGCTGGCGCACACGCTGAGAACCCAGGAGGAGGTGCTGCTCAAACTCCGGCTCGCCAGCCTCAGCCAGCTGCGGAGGCTCAACTCCAGTGAGGTCCGAGCACCCGGCTGA
- the LSMEM2 gene encoding leucine-rich single-pass membrane protein 2 isoform X2, producing the protein MMPGPCRRERQGPQGACTAGAVLWPGSPGGQPSLVHVGHSAPSHGWEMPPLNITHSAELTSIFSRGWEVARPSPASQRSHRCFYLVLLLGTLISPPPPAMSEETQEDTAALMRSRAPLAPNHVEEVRLHQVESISDLHNGGPLCPYLAEEGQPWGELLGVLPPSLCAQAGCSPVHSRGAFLLLLALLVLTCLALAVLAVYLSVLQSESLRVLAHTLRTQEEVLLKLRLASLSQLRRLNSSEVRAPG; encoded by the exons ATGATGCCAGGGCCCTGCAGACGTGAACGGCAAGGCCCTCAGGGGGCGTGCACCGCTGGAGCTGTGCTCTGGCCTGGGTCACCAGGCGGACAGCCTAGCCTGGTCCATGTAGGTCACTCTGCTCCTTCCCATGGCTGGGAGATGCCCCCTCTAAATATAACCCATAGTGCTGAGCTCACGTCTATTTTCAGCCGAGGTTGGGAGGTGGCCAGGCCTTCGCCGGCCTCTCAGCGGAGCCACCGCTGCTTCTATCTGGTCCTGCTACTGGGCACCCTCATCAGCCCCCCGCCGCCCGCCATGTCAGAGGAGACCCAGGAAG ACACCGCGGCCCTGATGAGGAGCAGGGCGCCGCTGGCTCCCAACCACGTGGAGGAGGTGCGCCTCCACCAGGTGGAGTCCATCAGCGATCTTCACAACGGCG GTCCGCTGTGCCCCTACCTGGCCGAGGAGGGGCAGCCGTGGGGCGAGCTGCTGGGCGTGCTGCCGCCCTCACTGTGCGCCCAGGCCGGCTGCAGCCCGGTGCACAGCCGCGGGGCCTTCCTGCTGCTGCTCGCGCTGCTGGTCCTCACCTGCCTGGCGCTGGCCGTGCTGGCCGTCTACCTGAGTG TGCTGCAGAGCGAGTCCCTCCGCGTGCTGGCGCACACGCTGAGAACCCAGGAGGAGGTGCTGCTCAAACTCCGGCTCGCCAGCCTCAGCCAGCTGCGGAGGCTCAACTCCAGTGAGGTCCGAGCACCCGGCTGA